The proteins below are encoded in one region of Rhododendron vialii isolate Sample 1 chromosome 7a, ASM3025357v1:
- the LOC131332479 gene encoding ent-kaurene oxidase, chloroplastic-like isoform X1, producing the protein MIVLPATAPMSTAIAMAAPAVVLGGLLLWLINWYFHEQKSRVSAVQKKSRGSQLPPVPEVSGLPVIGNALQLREGKPHMTFVKLAKKYGPIYSIRVGSKPIIVLNSEDIAKEAMVTRFSSITRKNLSKTLSRAAFDRKMVALCDYGDFHKTAKRHLTHNVVGPNAQKQHRGHRDTLIDDVVKDFHTHVKNHGLQPVNFRDIYSSDIFGLALKEAIGRDVEYINVEELGRLSRPEILKILLTDPVEIALQYVDLGDYFPCLKWIPQRNFERKVEKMYSRRLAVMKALIKEQTKRAASGAEMNNCYLKYLLAEGKTLTEKEITSLVWEVIIESSDTTMITTEWALFELAKNQKIQESLYEEIRSVCGSDKVTEDNLCQLPILDAVFHETLRKYPALPMVPLRYVNEDIELGGYYVPAGSEIAINLYGCNMNEKQWERPEEWNPERFLDDKKEYAPNDLYKTMAFGAGKRLCAGSLQGVVIGSTTIARLVQEFEWRLEDREEKDVDIVGIATMKLRPMHAVIRPRNL; encoded by the exons ATGATTGTTCTTCCAGCAACGGCGCCCATGAGCACCGCCATTGCTATGGCGGCTCCGGCCGTCGTACTGGGTGGGCTTTTGTTGTGGTTGATCAATTGGTATTTTCATGAGCAAAAGAGTAGAGTGTctgcagttcaaaaaaagagtAGAGGGTCTCAACTCCCTCCAGTGCCTG AGGTATCAGGGTTACCAGTGATTGGCAATGCGCTGCAACTGAGGGAGGGGAAACCCCACATGACCTTTGTTAAGTTGGCCAAAAAATATGGTCCTATCTACTCTATAAGAGTTGGATCCAAGCCAATTATTGTCCTCAACAGCGAGGACATTGCCAAGGAG gccATGGTGACCAGATTCTCATCGATCACAAGAAAAAACCTATCAAAGACTTTATCAAGGGCTGCTTTCGATCGAAAGATGGTTGCACTGTGTGATTATGGCGACTTCCACAAAACGGCGAAGCGACATCTAACCCATAATGTTGTCGGACCTAATGCTCAG AAGCAACATCGGGGTCACAGAGATACCTTGATAGATGATGTTGTAAAAGACTTCCATACTCATGTGAAGAACCATGGCCTTCAACCTGTAAACTTCAGGGATATCTATTCATCTGATATCTTTGGGTTAGCGTTGAAAGAG GCTATAGGGAGGGATGTGGAGTATATCAATGTGGAGGAGCTGGGAAGATTATCAAGACCCGAGATATTAAAGATTTTATTGACAGACCCAGTAGAAATTGCGCTCCAGTACGTAGATTTGGGAGACTACTTCCCTTGCCTAAAATGGATTCCGCAGAGGAATTTTGAAAGGAAAGTCGAGAAAATGTATTCCCGTAGGCTAGCAGTGATGAAGGCTCTCATTAAGGAGCAGACTAAACGAGCTGCTTCTGGCGCG GAGATGAACAACTGTTATCTCAAGTATCTGTTAGCCGAAGGGAAAACACTAACAGAGAAAGAAATTACTAGTTTGGTTTGGGAAGTGATTATTGAATCGTCAGACACTACCATGATCACCACAGAATGGGCCCTGTTTGAACTTGCAAAGAATCAAAAGATACAG GAAAGTCTTTACGAAGAAATTCGAAGCGTTTGCGGGTCCGATAAGGTTACCGAGGACAATCTGTGTCAGCTTCCAATATTAGATGCTGTTTTCCATGAAACTCTGAGAAAATACCCTGCTCTTCCAATGGTTCCTCTGCGATATGTAAATGAAGATATAGAATTAGGAGGATACTATGTTCCTGCTGGAAGTGAG ATTGCTATCAACCTTTACGGGTGTAACATGAATGAGAAGCAGTGGGAGAGACCCGAAGAATGGAACCCTGAGAGATTTCTCGACGACAAGAAGGAATACGCTCCCAATGATTTGTACAAGACAATGGCGTTTGGAGCTGGAAAGAGGCTTTGTGCGGGTTCTCTCCAAGGGGTGGTGATCGGTAGCACTACAATCGCGAGATTGGTGCAAGAGTTTGAGTGGAGACTCGAAGATCGGGAGGAAAAAGATGTGGATATTGTTGGAATCGCGACTATGAAACTTCGTCCGATGCATGCAGTCATACGGCCGAGAAATTTATGA